One segment of Vespa velutina chromosome 17, iVesVel2.1, whole genome shotgun sequence DNA contains the following:
- the LOC124955200 gene encoding protein Star-like, whose protein sequence is MAGPGTASAGVGGGGGGQQATAASNLPANALLSYKRTWWRRVAPCLAFLAAFSTAMALLLVWSEAAALRRQAFDANMTRDYVLNSVSMDNPQLIAYIREVHFKPTTHQEFLNATQTSEEKYVASLTQNKREGVYIEYISRIGAMSSTAWLDSNLNWRGVLILTDPRSFFEAQKSSRNIKTRVLHSCLSTDKVIKEITYHQESEVQVTKLGEGPNSLVSSDESLPTTRLKCFPLYSVLLAYNVTTLDYLSLDSPDIQDGQVLDTIPWEIIRISVLSIRWSTHHSTAETKNLIEKLNSRRYKLVETTDTGKRIFIYSTLLKI, encoded by the exons ATGGCTGGGCCAGGAACGGCCTCAGCCGGAGTTGGAGGCGGAGGTGGTGGTCAACAAGCAACAGCGGCCTCAAATCTCCCTGCTAACGCTTTGTTAAGCTACAAGAGGACCTGGTGGCGAAGAGTGGCCCCCTGCTTGGCTTTTCTAGCAGCTTTTTCAACTGCCATGGCGTTACTTCTCGTTTGGAGCGAAGCTGCTGCATTAAG GAGGCAAGCCTTCGATGCGAACATGACGAGGGACTACGTGCTTAACAGCGTCTCCATGGACAATCCTCAGCTGATCGCTTACATACGCGAGGTTCATTTTAAACCAACGACTCATCAAGAGTTCCTAAACGCGACGCAAACCTCCGAGGAGAAGTACGTTGCGAGTTTGACACAAAATAAACGCGAGGGTGTCTACATTGAATATATCAGCAGG aTAGGAGCAATGTCCAGTACAGCCTGGCTCGATTCGAATTTGAATTGGAGAGGCGTTTTGATCCTTACAGATCCTAGAAGTTTCTTCGAGGCTCAGAAAAGCAGtcgtaatataaaaacgaGAGTGCTTCATTCATGCCTGAGTACCGACAAAGTCATCAAAGAA ATAACGTATCATCAGGAATCCGAGGTCCAAGTTACCAAATTAGGCGAAGGACCGAACAGTCTTGTTTCGTCGGACGAGAGTTTGCCGACGACCAGATTGAAGTGTTTCCCTCTTTACAGTGTACTGCTGGCCTATAACGTCACAACTTTAGATTACTTGAGTCTCGACAGTCCGGACATCCAAGATGGCCAG GTGTTAGACACGATCCCTTGGGAAATCATAAGGATATCTGTCCTTTCTATACGTTGGAGTACGCATCATAGCACAGCGGAAACGAAGAATCTCATTGAGAAGCTAAATAGCAGAAGATATAAACTCGTCGAAACGACGGACACAGGCAAaaggatatttatttacagCACCCTCCTAAAGATctaa